From a single Rodentibacter sp. JRC1 genomic region:
- a CDS encoding TIGR01619 family protein, whose protein sequence is MDMANWQNYRSTVNNMPAVFTANIENIDLFHDKRCNKIVQFAINYDGDETGLPSEDEYDKLIHRIFKILSQLTALPNVFFAGHFICGGQAKMHFYCEHSEILLETLAQIDFAEDVSVQDDPNWDIYFDFLLASPLEIKMNATEELLGLLQSKGRDLSDTYIVEHRFHFDEEQKMFSFMDELSLGNYSFITLQYSAQPIRFNEEDEPYYLVKLEQEISLDNSEIFELVEMFEKMATQFMGEYIGWECDSLMKESNQLN, encoded by the coding sequence ATGGATATGGCGAATTGGCAGAATTATCGTTCCACAGTGAACAATATGCCTGCTGTGTTTACGGCAAACATTGAAAATATCGATCTCTTTCATGATAAGCGTTGCAATAAAATCGTGCAGTTTGCCATTAATTATGACGGAGACGAGACGGGGTTACCCTCTGAAGATGAATACGATAAGTTAATTCATCGCATATTCAAAATTTTGTCACAATTGACCGCACTTCCGAATGTATTTTTTGCAGGACATTTTATTTGTGGCGGGCAAGCGAAAATGCATTTTTATTGTGAGCATTCGGAGATTCTATTGGAAACCTTGGCGCAAATTGATTTTGCAGAAGATGTGAGTGTTCAAGATGATCCGAATTGGGACATTTATTTTGACTTTTTACTTGCTTCTCCCCTTGAAATTAAGATGAATGCGACAGAAGAATTGCTTGGGTTATTACAAAGTAAAGGGCGTGATTTAAGTGATACTTATATAGTAGAGCATCGTTTCCATTTTGATGAAGAACAAAAAATGTTTTCTTTTATGGATGAGTTAAGCCTCGGTAATTATTCGTTTATTACATTGCAATATTCGGCACAACCGATCCGGTTTAATGAAGAGGATGAACCTTACTATTTGGTGAAACTTGAGCAAGAAATTTCACTTGATAATAGTGAGATTTTTGAACTGGTTGAGATGTTTGAGAAAATGGCTACCCAGTTTATGGGCGAATATATCGGCTGGGAATGCGATAGCTTAATGAAAGAAAGTAATCAGCTGAACTAA
- a CDS encoding NAD(P)H-dependent oxidoreductase produces MIKLTAKEVIELLNQRSSTRYYDSSKKISDEDFNAILECARLSPSSVGSEPWKLLVIQNKTLREKIKPFSWGMANQLNDCSHVVVLLAKKNARYDSPFFIDVMTRKGLNEAQQKQALEKYKALQEDEMNLLESDRTLFDWCSKQTYIALANMLTGAAALGIDSCPIEGFNYELMNQTLAEEGLFDPNEYGVSVAATFGYRSRDITKKSRKAMDEIVTWVE; encoded by the coding sequence ATGATAAAACTTACCGCCAAAGAAGTTATTGAATTGCTTAATCAACGTAGCTCCACCCGCTATTACGATTCAAGTAAAAAAATCAGTGATGAAGATTTCAATGCTATTTTAGAATGCGCCCGCCTTTCGCCAAGTTCCGTGGGTTCTGAACCTTGGAAATTATTAGTAATTCAAAATAAAACCTTACGCGAAAAAATCAAACCTTTTAGCTGGGGTATGGCAAATCAGCTAAATGATTGTAGCCACGTTGTCGTATTACTCGCCAAGAAAAATGCCCGTTATGACAGCCCGTTTTTTATTGATGTAATGACAAGGAAAGGGTTAAACGAAGCACAGCAAAAACAAGCATTAGAAAAATACAAAGCATTGCAAGAAGATGAAATGAATTTGCTGGAAAGTGACCGCACTTTATTTGATTGGTGCAGTAAACAAACCTACATCGCCCTTGCCAATATGCTTACCGGTGCTGCGGCATTAGGCATTGACTCTTGCCCGATTGAAGGGTTCAATTATGAATTAATGAACCAAACTCTTGCAGAAGAAGGTTTATTCGATCCGAATGAATATGGGGTATCTGTTGCTGCCACATTTGGCTATCGCTCGCGTGATATTACGAAAAAATCCCGTAAAGCAATGGATGAAATTGTCACTTGGGTTGAATAA